The following coding sequences lie in one Sorghum bicolor cultivar BTx623 chromosome 6, Sorghum_bicolor_NCBIv3, whole genome shotgun sequence genomic window:
- the LOC110436534 gene encoding uncharacterized protein LOC110436534: MILVAVVAELLEEYTALVARVLEQLLTDAPFPRRMRFLMLRSLPFVPPPLPPPPPPHALHVTTRG; the protein is encoded by the coding sequence ATGATTCTGGTGGCGGTAGTGGCGGAGCTGCTGGAGGAGTACACGGCGCTGGTGGCCCGGGTGCTGGAGCAGCTGCTCACCGACGCGCCGTTCCCGCGCCGCATGCGCTTCCTCATGCTGCGGAGCCTCCCCTTCGTGCCGCCGCCtctgcccccgccgccgccgccgcacgcccTCCACGTCACCACCCGGGgctga
- the LOC8057689 gene encoding heavy metal-associated isoprenylated plant protein 28, with amino-acid sequence MADMQIVLAGRKIEAQYVEMKVPLYSYGCEKKIKKALSHLKGIHSVQVDYHQQKVTVWGICNRDDVLAAVRKKRRDARFWNGDELGLGEHVPPTPGEAPKQYLAAFTAYRLRKSWKKLFPLIRL; translated from the exons ATGGCGGACATGCAGATTGTCCTGGCCGGGAGGAAGATCGAGGCGCAGTATGTGGAGATGAAGGTGCCGCTCTACTCCTACGGCTGCGAGAAGAAGATCAAGAAGGCGCTGTCACATCTCAAAG GTATACATTCGGTTCAGGTAGACTACCACCAGCAGAAGGTGACGGTGTGGGGGATCTGCAACCGCGACGACGTGCTCGCCGCCGTCCGGAAGAAGCGCCGAGACGCGCGGTTCTGGAACGGCGACGAACTGGGCCTAGGCGAGCATGTGCCGCCGACACCCGGAGAAGCTCCCAAGCAGTACCTGGCTGCCTTCACCGCGTACAGGTTGAGGAAGTCGTGGAAGAAGCTTTTCCCGCTGATCCGCCTCTGA